Part of the Planococcus plakortidis genome is shown below.
GGAATTTGGCTTCATAATAATCGACCGCTGCCTGGTCCATGCCTGGAGGCCCGAAGAATCCGCGCCAGTTGACAAAGCTCTCATCGATGCCCTGCTCGATCGCCGTCGGGAATTCGGAAAGCACGTCCCCTTCCATGCGCTCTTCTGCTGTCACGCCGAGAACCTTGATATTCCCCGCACGCACTTGCTCGATCGTTTCGCCGACACCTGTGGAGAAGACATCTACAGACCCGTTCAGAACCGCTGTCAAAGCGCCGCCTTCCTGGTCAGAAACATATTTGATCTTTGTCGGGTCCACGCCTGCCGCTTTGGCGATGCGGACAAATTGCATATGGTCCATGCTGCCCGGAGCGGAAGTGCCGATGACCGTGACGCTTTCCGGATCGTCTTTCATCTGGTCGAACAGATCGTTCAAATCTTCAAATTCGCTATCTTCACGGACAGCGAACGCGCCGTAATCCGCAATCATATTGGCAAGCGGCGTGAAGTCTTCATGGCCATGTTCCGATTGGCCGTTGAGCGGCACGAACATGAGTGGCGGTGAAGCAACGAACATGCTATGCGGATCGCCTTCTTTTGCATGGACGTATGCCCAGCCGATTGCGCCGCCTCCGCCTTCACGGTTGATGACCGTCATGTTTTCATCGATGATTCCCGTTTCGCCGAATACACGGGCAACTTCGCGGGCTGTCGTATCCCAGCCGCCACCCGATCCGGCAGGTGCCACCATTTCAATCGTCTTCGATGGTTCGAAGCTTCCTCCTTCTCCTCCTGAAGATGCTGCGTCATCAGAACCACACCCCGCAAACACAAGAGCGCTCAAAGTCAATACACTTGCAAAGACCGTTTTTTTCATAATAGTTCCCCCTCAACTCGAATAGTTTTCTTAATTAACCGAAGTATAACTGTGAATTTTCAGAATGTAACCGTTTGCAAAATAAGCTGTATAAAGGATTTTATGAGCATTTTGTTCATAAAGTTCACGGCGGCTACATTTTTACTGATATTTCATTTATAGGAAACGACAGGTAAATATGCTAGGCTGGATATAACATAAATGCATATAAAGGAGGCCGAAAATGAAACGCATCTCAGCCACGACTCCCGGCATGATAGTCTTTTTTCTCGGCATCACATTATTTCTTGGCATCGGAATCGCCATAGCGGCACAAAGCTATTTCAGCTATGTAGAAGTGACCGAAGCAGCTGGTCGCTGCTATGACTTGGGCGGATTTCCCGAAATCGAAAAAAGCGCTTGGCAAATGACCCGCTTCGAATGCCACACAGACTGATTGCCGAAAATGAAACATCAACGCAAAAAGCAACTTCCCGGTTTAGGGAAGTTGCTTTTTCGTTTATGAAAGCAGTATGGAGTTGAGTTTTCCGAAGCCTGTCGTTTCTTTGAAGCCTGCTTCGCCCATTCTGTTTTCACTTCATTTCACAAAGTATTTCCGTTCCGGCCTGCCGACGATCCCGTAGCCGAGTTCGGCGTAGCAATCATCCGTCGACACCAAGTATTCCAGGTAGCGTCTGGCGGTCGTGCGGGAAGCGCCCATTTCTTCGCCCATCTTCTCGGCGGTCACGCCATCTTCATACTGCGCCAAGAGCTTCTGCACTTTCTGCATCGTCAGCGGGTCGATGCCTTTGACTGCTGGCGCTTCTTTTTTGATGGCCTTGACCCCGAACAGTTCATCCAAATACTCCTGGTCGATGGTTTCTTGGCTCGACAGCTTTTCCCTGTCTTTCCGGTATTTCTCGATGGTCGCCGTGAACTGGCCGAGTTCAGCCGGTTTTAAGATGATGCCCTTTACGCCCTTGCGCAGCGCCGTTTCGATATACTCCCGTTCGTTTGCTGCCGAAACAAGGATGATGTCGGTCTCCGGGCTTTCTTTCCTTAACTCATCGATCAACTCGATGCCGAGCCCGTCCGGCATGTAATTATCCAGCAGCACCAAATCCGGCTGCTCTTGCTTGACCGCCGCCAGCGTCTCGGCGCAGTCTTTCGCTTTCGCTGCCAGTTCCACTTGTTCAATCTTCGCTAAAAACTTCTCGTGCACTTGCGCGACACGAAAATCATCTTCTGCAATCACTACCCGCAGCATTACGCCACCTCCATCGTTTTTTTCGGGATAAAGACGCTGAATACCGTCCCATGCTGCGGCGTCGAATCCACTTCGATCCAGCCTTCCAAGTCTTCGACGGCTTGTTTGACGATCGCCAAGCCGTAGCCCCTATCCGCTTTTTCCAGTTTTGTGGAATATCCTTGTGTGAAAAATTGATCTAGGTTGCCGGTTTCGATTCCACGTCCGCTATCCTGGACTTCGATGACCAAGTCGTTGCCGATATCGGTAATGAAGAAAGACACTTCTTTCCTGTCGCTCGACTCGACTTCTTCAATGGCGTTGTCGATCAGGTTCCCGACAATGTGAATGACTTTGGAAATATCGACATGAGCAGGCAATTGGGCGAGCGAACTGTTTTCATCCACCGACAGCTCGACTTTCGCCTCGGAAGCTTTCCCCATTTTGCCGAGCAGGATTGCCTGGACTTTTTTATCCTCGATATGATTCAGCGTGTGTTTCGTCTGTTTTTCGTGATGATGCGTCTCTTGCTGGATCAGCCGTACCGCTTCCTCGGTCTCTTCCAACTGCAAAAGGCCGGATATGGCATACAGTTTATTGGCGTATTCATGGGTTTGCGCCCGCAGGCTTTCCGAGTACTGGCGAATTTCCGATAAGGTTTCCAGCACTTCCTGCACTTCCGTTTTCTCACGGAATGTCGAAACGGCGCCGACCATTTCCCCATCTGCCCAAATCGGCTTTTGGTTGACGATAAAAACGGTGCCGCCAATCAGGATTTCTTTATTCTTCCATGAATTCCCTGTCGTCAAGGTTTCGCCCATCCTCAGTTCCGGCAGGATATCATCTGACGGCGTATGCAAGAAACTTTGGTCCATGGCGAGCATCTTTTCTGCAGAACTGTTCAACTCAGTGATTCGGCCGTCCTTATCGATGGCGATGACCCCTTCGATGATCGATGACAGCAAGGCTTCCCGGTCCTGGTACAAGCGGGCGATTTCCCGTGGCTCAAGCCCGAGCGTATCTTTTCGGATATTCCGCGCGAGCAGGATGCTGCCGAGGACGCCGATGACGAGCGTCAATAAAGCCAGTGCCATCACGTCCATGATATTGCCGAAAATGATCGCTTCAATATCATCGATCATATATCCGACCGAGACGACACCGATGACGCGTCCATCGCCGTCATAGATCGGCGCTTTTCCGCGCAGGCTTCTGCCGAGCGAACCGAATGCTTCAGACACATAGACTTTGCCTTCCTGAAGGGCACGGTCATTATCACCGCCGACCATCCGTTTGCCGATTTTGTCGGGATCCGGATGCGAGTACCGGACGCTCTCCCTATTGCCGATAACGATGAACTCAGCACCCACTTGCTTGCGCAAGTATTCGGCGAGCGGCTGGATTTTCAGCGCTGGTTCTTCGTCGTCCATCGCTTCGACGATCGTCGGCATGGCCGAAATGCCGATCGCCGTCT
Proteins encoded:
- a CDS encoding tripartite tricarboxylate transporter substrate binding protein, producing MKKTVFASVLTLSALVFAGCGSDDAASSGGEGGSFEPSKTIEMVAPAGSGGGWDTTAREVARVFGETGIIDENMTVINREGGGGAIGWAYVHAKEGDPHSMFVASPPLMFVPLNGQSEHGHEDFTPLANMIADYGAFAVREDSEFEDLNDLFDQMKDDPESVTVIGTSAPGSMDHMQFVRIAKAAGVDPTKIKYVSDQEGGALTAVLNGSVDVFSTGVGETIEQVRAGNIKVLGVTAEERMEGDVLSEFPTAIEQGIDESFVNWRGFFGPPGMDQAAVDYYEAKFQELSESEEFAEVREKYGWTEMYMGNEEYSEFLEGEKEEIAALLEEIGLGQ
- a CDS encoding response regulator, yielding MLRVVIAEDDFRVAQVHEKFLAKIEQVELAAKAKDCAETLAAVKQEQPDLVLLDNYMPDGLGIELIDELRKESPETDIILVSAANEREYIETALRKGVKGIILKPAELGQFTATIEKYRKDREKLSSQETIDQEYLDELFGVKAIKKEAPAVKGIDPLTMQKVQKLLAQYEDGVTAEKMGEEMGASRTTARRYLEYLVSTDDCYAELGYGIVGRPERKYFVK
- a CDS encoding ATP-binding protein, with product MKKLSLQTKIILLTTSLVLLTTAVFGGILSYQEIAEIKENIGQRAQETAIGISAMPTIVEAMDDEEPALKIQPLAEYLRKQVGAEFIVIGNRESVRYSHPDPDKIGKRMVGGDNDRALQEGKVYVSEAFGSLGRSLRGKAPIYDGDGRVIGVVSVGYMIDDIEAIIFGNIMDVMALALLTLVIGVLGSILLARNIRKDTLGLEPREIARLYQDREALLSSIIEGVIAIDKDGRITELNSSAEKMLAMDQSFLHTPSDDILPELRMGETLTTGNSWKNKEILIGGTVFIVNQKPIWADGEMVGAVSTFREKTEVQEVLETLSEIRQYSESLRAQTHEYANKLYAISGLLQLEETEEAVRLIQQETHHHEKQTKHTLNHIEDKKVQAILLGKMGKASEAKVELSVDENSSLAQLPAHVDISKVIHIVGNLIDNAIEEVESSDRKEVSFFITDIGNDLVIEVQDSGRGIETGNLDQFFTQGYSTKLEKADRGYGLAIVKQAVEDLEGWIEVDSTPQHGTVFSVFIPKKTMEVA